Proteins encoded by one window of Streptomyces sp. NBC_01477:
- a CDS encoding TerD family protein, with protein MAVSLSKGGNVSLTKEAPGLTAVTVGLGWDVRTTTGTDFDLDASAIAVNAGGKVYSDGHFVFFNNKQTPDQTIVHTGDNRTGEGEGDDESINVNLAGLPADIEKIVFPVSIYDAETRSQNFGQVRNAYIRIINQAGGAEIARYDLSEDAATETAMVFGELYRNGAEWKFRAVGQGYASGLVGIATDFGVSL; from the coding sequence ATGGCGGTAAGCCTGTCCAAGGGCGGCAACGTCTCGCTGACCAAAGAGGCGCCCGGACTGACGGCAGTGACGGTCGGCCTCGGCTGGGACGTCCGTACCACCACCGGCACGGACTTCGACCTCGACGCGAGCGCCATCGCGGTCAACGCGGGCGGCAAGGTCTACTCCGACGGCCACTTCGTCTTCTTCAACAACAAGCAGACGCCCGACCAGACCATCGTGCACACCGGTGACAACCGCACCGGCGAGGGCGAGGGCGACGACGAGTCCATCAACGTCAACCTGGCCGGCCTGCCGGCCGACATCGAGAAGATCGTCTTCCCGGTGTCCATCTACGACGCCGAGACCCGCAGCCAGAACTTCGGCCAGGTGCGGAACGCGTACATCCGCATCATCAACCAGGCGGGCGGCGCCGAGATCGCCCGTTACGACCTCAGCGAGGACGCCGCCACCGAGACCGCGATGGTCTTCGGCGAGCTGTACCGCAATGGGGCCGAGTGGAAGTTCCGCGCGGTCGGCCAGGGCTACGCGTCCGGCCTGGTGGGCATCGCCACGGACTTCGGCGTCTCGCTCTGA